A single Paraburkholderia sp. D15 DNA region contains:
- a CDS encoding tannase/feruloyl esterase family alpha/beta hydrolase yields the protein MEESAAACRHARRGLRMMARRRARALNQAGWPGRLSGLFNKDRHRRSQVPAGRHLPGVGRALAATAILVATISSISFLSFVSLYAQPASAAPKEAPLAMRCAELAGAVLPPDLIALPTAGVLIESAGMINATALGNQQGGEYCRILGRIKAVKASTPDIRFDLNLPRHWNGRALQIGGGGYNGVVVSGTGVMPFSPDRAPLAQGYATFGDDSGHVGDSSLAVFGLVDEAVTNFGYAHLKKTHDAALALIARAYGRPPQRMYFAGGSTGGREGYTVMQRYPDDYDGVIANSPALNFSGVRLLGVELGHAEYATPGGYIPPLLLEHVYQRTLAVCDKLDGAADGIVSDVAACREHEPEIIASLRCAGHAPSRDECLTDPQLATLMVMRDGLSLPYKLAWDVDGYRGYNIFQGTHLTGYLGLAHQAERLPVPTFFANGYLFAQGDGYIRYFVARDAEFDSLKFDPQHPGKYRAQLIALSQTIGSMNPDLSRYIAHGGKLITLQGLADEVISPNQTIAYYETLNRRFGSEQVNGFMRLYMVPGFQHGSGVFIPSVDLLGALDAWVTRGAAPETLTATDIAPATNGRSRPLCRYPEFPRYTGKGNLNLASSFVCVQP from the coding sequence GTGGAAGAGTCAGCCGCCGCGTGCCGCCACGCACGGCGCGGGCTGCGGATGATGGCGCGGCGGCGCGCGCGGGCGCTGAACCAGGCCGGCTGGCCGGGTCGGCTCAGCGGGTTGTTCAACAAGGATCGCCATCGGCGCAGCCAGGTGCCGGCCGGCCGTCATCTCCCGGGCGTTGGCCGCGCGCTCGCCGCCACGGCGATCCTCGTCGCTACCATTTCGTCCATTTCGTTCCTCTCGTTCGTTTCGTTGTACGCGCAACCTGCATCCGCCGCGCCGAAGGAAGCGCCGCTCGCGATGCGCTGCGCGGAACTCGCGGGCGCGGTGCTGCCGCCCGATCTGATCGCGTTGCCGACGGCCGGCGTGCTGATAGAAAGCGCGGGCATGATCAACGCGACCGCGCTGGGCAATCAGCAGGGCGGCGAGTATTGCCGCATTCTCGGCCGCATCAAGGCCGTCAAGGCCAGCACGCCCGATATCCGTTTCGATCTGAATCTGCCGCGCCACTGGAACGGCCGCGCGTTGCAGATTGGCGGCGGCGGCTATAACGGCGTGGTGGTGAGCGGCACCGGCGTGATGCCGTTTTCGCCGGACCGCGCGCCGCTCGCGCAAGGCTACGCGACCTTCGGCGACGATTCGGGGCACGTCGGCGATTCGTCGCTCGCGGTGTTTGGTCTGGTCGACGAAGCGGTAACCAATTTCGGCTACGCACATCTGAAGAAAACGCACGACGCGGCGCTCGCGCTGATCGCGCGCGCGTACGGCCGGCCGCCGCAGCGCATGTATTTCGCCGGCGGCTCGACCGGCGGCCGCGAAGGCTACACCGTGATGCAGCGTTATCCGGACGACTACGACGGCGTGATCGCCAATTCGCCCGCGCTCAACTTTTCGGGGGTGCGTCTGCTCGGCGTGGAACTGGGTCATGCGGAATACGCGACGCCAGGCGGGTACATTCCGCCGCTGCTGCTCGAACACGTGTATCAACGCACGCTAGCCGTGTGCGACAAACTCGACGGCGCGGCGGACGGCATCGTCAGCGACGTGGCCGCCTGCCGCGAACACGAGCCCGAGATCATCGCGTCGCTGCGTTGCGCGGGCCACGCGCCGTCACGCGACGAATGCCTGACCGATCCGCAACTCGCCACCTTGATGGTGATGCGCGACGGGCTCTCGCTGCCGTACAAGCTCGCGTGGGACGTCGACGGCTATCGCGGCTACAACATCTTCCAGGGCACGCATCTGACCGGCTATCTCGGGCTCGCGCATCAGGCGGAACGCCTGCCGGTGCCGACCTTCTTCGCCAACGGCTATCTGTTTGCGCAAGGCGACGGCTATATCCGCTACTTCGTCGCGCGCGATGCCGAGTTCGACTCGCTGAAGTTCGACCCGCAGCATCCGGGGAAATATCGCGCGCAACTGATCGCGCTTTCGCAAACGATCGGTTCGATGAATCCGGATCTGTCGCGCTACATCGCGCACGGCGGCAAGCTCATCACGCTGCAAGGTCTTGCCGACGAGGTGATCAGCCCGAACCAGACCATCGCCTATTACGAGACGTTGAACCGGCGTTTTGGCAGCGAGCAGGTGAACGGTTTCATGCGGCTTTACATGGTGCCGGGTTTTCAGCACGGCAGCGGTGTGTTCATTCCGTCGGTGGATCTGCTCGGCGCGCTCGATGCGTGGGTGACGCGCGGCGCCGCGCCGGAGACGTTGACCGCAACCGATATCGCGCCGGCCACCAACGGGCGCTCGCGGCCGCTGTGCCGGTATCCGGAGTTCCCGCGTTATACCGGCAAGGGGAATCTCAATCTGGCGAGCAGCTTCGTGTGCGTGCAGCCGTGA
- a CDS encoding OpgC domain-containing protein yields the protein MQSRPGHPATRPAGGHADRETGGGRSIEVDFFRGIVLIVIVLDHIPGSTLSHLMLHAYALCDSAEVFVFLGGYASAAAYTAVLAGRGEGAAKMRFFKRCWEIYRAYLLTAVLTLASGAILALLHLNPPMVELTGWQPFAAQPLHAALDIAVLRRQPYLSSVLPMYVMFALCVPFAVPLARRSPLTALTLSLAIWALARPLAAFFSIDDMADWAFNPFAWQLMFVLGMLCRVQPIGERFHTSRAARWLTWFAVAAALSFAIVKLFVLTQPIPGSFKQNLSPDRVINFIVIAWLAAQFVRMGSIAWLARRLPAVVTVGRTGLVCFVAGTVVSLVVDTATPHMFHGFRGVLIGLGGDLVAIGAVLMIARGWQGWKSQPPRAATHGAGCG from the coding sequence ATGCAAAGTCGTCCCGGGCATCCCGCAACGCGTCCCGCCGGAGGACACGCCGACAGAGAAACAGGCGGCGGCCGTTCGATCGAAGTGGACTTCTTCCGGGGCATCGTGCTGATCGTCATCGTGCTCGATCACATCCCGGGCAGCACGCTCTCGCACTTGATGTTGCATGCGTACGCGTTGTGCGATTCGGCCGAGGTGTTCGTGTTTCTCGGCGGCTACGCATCCGCCGCGGCGTACACGGCGGTGCTCGCGGGACGTGGCGAAGGCGCGGCGAAGATGCGCTTCTTCAAACGCTGCTGGGAAATCTACCGCGCGTATCTGCTGACGGCGGTGCTCACGCTTGCCTCCGGCGCGATTCTCGCGCTGCTGCATCTGAATCCGCCGATGGTCGAGCTGACCGGCTGGCAGCCGTTCGCCGCGCAGCCGCTGCATGCCGCGCTCGATATTGCCGTGCTACGTCGGCAGCCGTATCTCTCCAGCGTGTTGCCGATGTACGTGATGTTCGCGCTATGCGTGCCGTTCGCGGTGCCGCTCGCGCGCCGTTCGCCGCTCACGGCATTGACGCTGAGTCTCGCGATCTGGGCTTTGGCGCGGCCGCTGGCCGCGTTCTTCAGCATCGACGACATGGCCGATTGGGCCTTCAATCCGTTCGCCTGGCAACTGATGTTCGTGCTCGGCATGCTGTGCCGCGTGCAACCGATCGGCGAGCGTTTTCATACGAGCCGCGCCGCGCGCTGGCTGACCTGGTTCGCGGTGGCGGCGGCGTTGTCGTTCGCTATTGTTAAACTCTTCGTCCTGACGCAGCCGATACCCGGCTCCTTTAAACAGAATCTCTCGCCCGATCGCGTGATCAACTTCATCGTCATCGCCTGGCTCGCCGCGCAGTTCGTGCGCATGGGCAGCATTGCGTGGCTCGCGCGGCGACTGCCTGCCGTGGTGACGGTGGGGCGCACGGGGCTCGTGTGTTTCGTCGCGGGCACGGTGGTGTCGCTGGTCGTCGATACCGCGACGCCGCACATGTTCCATGGCTTTCGCGGCGTGCTGATCGGGCTGGGCGGCGATCTGGTCGCGATCGGCGCGGTGCTGATGATCGCGCGCGGCTGGCAGGGGTGGAAGAGTCAGCCGCCGCGTGCCGCCACGCACGGCGCGGGCTGCGGATGA